From a region of the Actinopolymorpha singaporensis genome:
- a CDS encoding YceD family protein: protein MSTVDPQAPLVFDTRELGRRPGAQRKLRRSVPAPAGLGIDVLGVPEGTDIELALRLESVMEGVLASGTARVMLTGECVRCLEPLEQPLDVDFQELYAFPESEIEDDEASRLEGDLLDLEPVVRDAVVLALPYQPVCSDDCPGLCPQCGARLADDPDHQHEAAIDPRWAALATIVPDENDTDEVAGSPRRPEVKE, encoded by the coding sequence TTGAGCACCGTCGACCCTCAGGCGCCGCTCGTGTTCGACACTCGCGAGCTCGGCCGCCGCCCGGGGGCACAACGTAAGCTCCGGCGTTCGGTGCCCGCACCGGCTGGACTCGGCATCGACGTCCTCGGCGTCCCCGAAGGCACCGACATCGAGCTCGCTCTGCGACTGGAGTCGGTGATGGAGGGAGTGCTCGCGTCCGGCACGGCGCGGGTGATGCTGACCGGTGAGTGCGTGCGCTGCCTGGAGCCGCTCGAGCAACCGCTCGACGTCGACTTCCAGGAGCTGTACGCCTTCCCGGAGAGCGAGATCGAGGACGACGAGGCCAGTCGGCTCGAGGGCGACCTGCTCGACCTCGAGCCGGTGGTGCGTGACGCGGTTGTGCTCGCGTTGCCGTACCAACCGGTGTGCAGTGACGACTGCCCGGGGCTGTGTCCGCAGTGCGGCGCGCGCCTGGCAGACGACCCTGACCACCAGCACGAGGCGGCGATCGACCCTCGATGGGCGGCGCTGGCCACGATCGTGCCGGACGAGAACGACACGGACGAGGTCGCGGGTTCGCCCCGACGGCCCGAGGTAAAGGAGTAG
- the coaD gene encoding pantetheine-phosphate adenylyltransferase translates to MHRAVCPGSFDPVTNGHLDIIVRAARLFDDLVVAVGANPRKAGLFSVDERVELIREVTKDLAEVRVATFDGLLVDFCRAHGIQAIVKGLRAVGDFDYELQMAQMNLRLTGVETVFVPTSPEYSFLSSSLVKEVATYGGDVSGLVPEHVLSRLTARLGDTPA, encoded by the coding sequence GTGCACCGCGCGGTGTGCCCGGGGTCGTTCGACCCGGTGACCAACGGTCACCTGGACATCATCGTGCGCGCGGCCCGGCTGTTCGACGACCTGGTGGTCGCCGTCGGCGCCAACCCACGCAAGGCGGGGTTGTTCAGCGTGGACGAGCGGGTCGAGCTGATCCGCGAGGTCACCAAGGACCTCGCCGAGGTGCGCGTCGCGACGTTCGACGGACTGCTGGTCGACTTCTGCCGCGCGCACGGCATCCAGGCCATCGTGAAGGGACTGCGGGCGGTCGGCGACTTCGACTACGAGCTGCAGATGGCGCAGATGAACCTCCGCCTCACCGGCGTCGAGACCGTCTTCGTACCCACCAGTCCCGAGTACTCTTTCCTGTCGTCGAGTCTGGTCAAGGAGGTCGCGACGTACGGTGGCGACGTCTCGGGTCTGGTGCCCGAGCACGTCCTGAGCCGGCTCACCGCTCGGCTCGGGGACACCCCGGCCTAG
- the rsmD gene encoding 16S rRNA (guanine(966)-N(2))-methyltransferase RsmD — protein sequence MSRIVAGEARGRRLSVPDGKDTRPTSDRVRESLFGSLSSELGSLEGLRFLDLYAGSGAVGIEALSRGASAVVLVEVARRAVGVIRDNLRTVGLPGASLLAGRVERVVGGPPPEPDGFDVVYVDPPYSLPDASVAAVLRDLAGNGWLAPDAVVVVERSARSAAFTWPPGFTADRMRKYGDTALWYGHAADGDATIEG from the coding sequence ATGAGCCGCATCGTCGCAGGAGAGGCCCGCGGGCGCCGGCTGAGCGTGCCCGACGGGAAGGACACGCGGCCGACCTCTGACCGCGTACGCGAGTCGCTGTTCGGTTCGCTCAGCTCCGAGCTGGGCTCGCTGGAGGGCCTGCGGTTCCTCGACCTGTACGCCGGCAGCGGCGCGGTCGGGATCGAGGCGCTCTCGCGCGGTGCGTCCGCGGTCGTGCTGGTCGAGGTGGCACGGCGGGCGGTCGGGGTGATCCGGGACAACCTCCGCACGGTGGGCCTGCCCGGCGCCAGCCTGCTGGCCGGCCGGGTCGAGCGTGTCGTCGGCGGCCCGCCGCCGGAGCCGGACGGCTTCGACGTGGTCTACGTCGACCCGCCGTACTCCCTGCCCGACGCCTCCGTGGCCGCCGTCCTGCGTGACCTCGCCGGCAACGGCTGGCTGGCCCCGGACGCGGTGGTCGTGGTCGAGCGGTCCGCGCGATCAGCCGCGTTTACCTGGCCACCCGGCTTCACCGCCGACCGCATGCGGAAGTACGGCGACACGGCTCTTTGGTACGGTCACGCCGCGGACGGGGACGCCACCATCGAGGGGTAG
- the recG gene encoding ATP-dependent DNA helicase RecG → MPLSGFAKAELLKAMRERLELATLGDLLRHYPRRYVQRGELTNLRGLRAGEEVTVQAEIKSVKTRPMRNRRGNILEVVVTDGSGELKLTFFNQQWRANQLQQGMRGLFAGKIDSYRGTMQLSHPHFVLFGDYAGTDADSIIEEFAGALMPIYPSTAKAATWSIARVVRHVLDALGEVPDPIPAPVRERRGLLGLREAFEAVHRPESFADVEAARKRFRYEEAFVLQTELARRRSAARELAARPRVAGEGGLLAAFEARLPFALTDGQRAVGEEIAADLARDHPMQRLLQGEVGSGKTVCALRAMLTVVDAGGQAALLAPTEVLAQQHFRSITALLGPLAERGFIGGAEDGTRVALLTGGQGTAARRKALLEVASGEAGLVVGTHALLEDKVQFADLGLVVVDEQHRFGVEQRAALTGKAGGVPPHVLVMTATPIPRTVAMTVFGDLEVSTLSELPSGRAPIQTNVVPLAEKPDWIDHVWRRVRQEVDAGRQVYVVCPRIGDDGEDGDGRARGSGGAGEDTDTSDLPADVEADGSREMTAVVALAAELAGGPLAGLRVDQLHGRQASDAKDAVMRRFAAGEIDVLVATTVIEVGVDVPNASTMVVMDADWFGVSQLHQLRGRVGRGGHPGLCLLVTGAAEGTPARVRMDAVASTTDGFELSRIDLEHRREGDVLGADQSGRRSSLRMLAVIRDEKVIAQARTDAAEVVAADPGLRGEPALAVAVAALYDDDRADYLEKT, encoded by the coding sequence ATGCCGTTGTCGGGTTTCGCGAAGGCCGAGCTGTTGAAGGCGATGCGCGAGCGACTGGAGCTCGCGACCCTCGGCGACCTGCTGCGACATTACCCCCGGCGCTACGTCCAGCGCGGTGAGCTCACCAACCTTCGCGGGCTGAGGGCGGGTGAGGAGGTCACCGTCCAGGCGGAGATCAAGTCGGTCAAGACCCGGCCGATGCGCAACCGCCGGGGCAACATTCTCGAGGTCGTGGTGACCGACGGCTCGGGCGAGCTGAAGCTGACGTTCTTCAACCAGCAGTGGCGGGCCAACCAGCTGCAGCAGGGAATGCGTGGCCTCTTCGCCGGCAAGATCGACTCCTATCGCGGCACCATGCAGCTCAGCCACCCGCACTTCGTGCTGTTCGGCGACTACGCCGGCACAGACGCCGACTCCATCATCGAGGAGTTCGCCGGTGCGCTGATGCCCATCTACCCCTCCACAGCGAAGGCCGCGACCTGGAGCATCGCCCGGGTCGTGCGCCACGTGCTGGACGCTCTCGGCGAGGTGCCCGACCCGATTCCCGCGCCGGTACGCGAGCGCCGGGGCCTGCTCGGGTTGCGGGAGGCGTTCGAGGCCGTGCACCGGCCGGAGTCGTTCGCCGACGTCGAGGCCGCCCGGAAGCGGTTCCGGTACGAGGAGGCGTTCGTCCTGCAGACCGAGCTGGCCCGCCGCCGGTCGGCTGCCCGGGAGCTGGCCGCGCGTCCCCGCGTCGCCGGCGAGGGCGGCCTGCTCGCCGCGTTCGAGGCGAGGCTGCCGTTCGCGCTCACCGACGGCCAGCGCGCGGTGGGGGAGGAGATCGCGGCCGACCTGGCTCGCGACCACCCGATGCAGCGGCTCCTGCAGGGGGAGGTGGGCAGCGGCAAGACGGTCTGCGCGCTGCGGGCGATGCTCACCGTGGTCGACGCCGGCGGCCAGGCGGCGCTGCTCGCGCCCACCGAGGTGCTCGCCCAGCAGCACTTCCGTTCGATCACGGCCCTGCTCGGCCCGCTCGCCGAGCGCGGCTTCATCGGCGGCGCCGAGGACGGCACCCGGGTGGCGCTGCTGACCGGTGGTCAGGGCACTGCCGCCCGCCGCAAGGCGCTTCTCGAGGTGGCCTCCGGCGAGGCGGGCCTGGTCGTGGGCACCCACGCTCTGCTGGAGGACAAGGTGCAGTTCGCCGACCTCGGGCTGGTGGTGGTCGACGAGCAGCACCGGTTCGGCGTCGAGCAGCGGGCCGCGCTCACCGGCAAGGCCGGCGGCGTGCCCCCGCATGTGCTGGTGATGACCGCGACCCCGATCCCGCGCACCGTCGCCATGACCGTCTTCGGTGACCTGGAGGTCTCCACGCTCAGCGAGCTGCCGAGCGGACGCGCGCCGATCCAGACCAACGTCGTTCCGCTGGCGGAGAAGCCGGACTGGATCGACCACGTGTGGCGCCGGGTCCGCCAGGAGGTCGACGCCGGTCGGCAGGTCTACGTCGTCTGCCCGCGGATCGGTGACGACGGCGAGGACGGTGACGGCAGGGCACGCGGCAGCGGCGGCGCGGGCGAGGACACCGACACCTCCGACCTACCGGCCGACGTCGAGGCGGACGGCTCGCGGGAGATGACCGCGGTGGTCGCACTCGCCGCCGAGCTCGCCGGCGGACCGCTCGCCGGGCTGCGGGTCGACCAGCTGCACGGCCGGCAGGCCTCGGACGCCAAGGACGCCGTGATGCGCAGGTTCGCCGCCGGGGAGATCGACGTCCTCGTCGCGACGACGGTCATCGAGGTTGGTGTCGACGTACCCAACGCGTCCACGATGGTGGTGATGGACGCCGACTGGTTCGGGGTCTCCCAGCTGCACCAGCTGCGGGGCAGGGTCGGCCGCGGCGGACATCCCGGGCTGTGCCTGCTGGTGACCGGTGCGGCGGAGGGGACACCGGCACGGGTCCGGATGGACGCTGTGGCCTCAACCACCGACGGGTTCGAACTCAGCCGGATCGACCTCGAACACCGCCGGGAGGGTGACGTCCTCGGCGCGGACCAGTCCGGGCGCCGGTCGAGTCTGCGGATGCTGGCGGTGATCCGGGACGAGAAGGTGATCGCCCAGGCCCGCACCGACGCTGCTGAGGTGGTCGCCGCCGACCCCGGCCTGCGTGGTGAGCCCGCTCTGGCGGTGGCGGTGGCGGCGCTGTACGACGACGACCGGGCCGACTACCTCGAGAAGACCTGA
- the rpmB gene encoding 50S ribosomal protein L28 has product MAAVCDVCGKGPGFGNNVSHSKRRTRRRFDPNIQRVRATVHGTPKRVNVCTSCLKAGKVTR; this is encoded by the coding sequence GTGGCTGCCGTCTGCGACGTTTGTGGCAAGGGGCCCGGCTTCGGCAACAACGTGTCGCACTCGAAGCGGCGCACCCGTCGACGCTTCGACCCCAACATCCAGCGGGTTCGTGCGACCGTCCACGGCACCCCGAAGCGGGTCAATGTCTGCACTTCCTGCCTGAAGGCGGGCAAGGTCACTCGCTGA
- a CDS encoding thiamine-phosphate kinase, with the protein MPVTTAVGHGTMWADINDARSGAAQVTQIRGTQAGSRRPAGGTEGVGGTVAELGEFGLIAAMSARLPTGPDVLLGPGDDAAVISAPDSRVVATTDMLVEGRHFRRDWSPAYDVGRKAAAQNLADVAAMGAVPTALLVSFGAPPDLPAQWALEFTEGLRDETAAAGASVAGGDVVASGPIVVSITALGTLQGREALTRSGARPGDVVAVCGRLGWSAAGLTVLGRGFRSPRVVVEAHRRPEPPYDAGPEAAALGASALIDVSDGLLADLGHVARASGVRIDVDTGTLDVAEPLRAVAAAINADPLAFVLTGGEDHALAATFGPDVELPERWQVVGRVLAAEEQGEREGHPEGRPRESGEPPVTVNGEEYEGPAGHDHFR; encoded by the coding sequence GTGCCGGTCACCACCGCGGTGGGGCACGGCACGATGTGGGCTGACATCAACGACGCGAGGTCAGGAGCGGCGCAGGTGACGCAGATCAGGGGTACTCAGGCGGGCTCGCGGCGACCGGCCGGCGGCACCGAGGGTGTCGGCGGCACCGTCGCCGAACTGGGGGAGTTCGGGCTCATCGCGGCGATGAGCGCACGCCTCCCGACCGGCCCGGACGTCCTGCTCGGTCCCGGCGACGACGCGGCGGTGATCTCGGCGCCGGACAGCCGCGTGGTCGCCACCACCGACATGCTGGTCGAGGGACGCCACTTCCGCCGCGACTGGTCACCGGCGTACGACGTGGGCCGCAAGGCGGCGGCACAGAATCTCGCCGACGTCGCGGCCATGGGCGCGGTCCCGACCGCGTTGCTGGTGAGCTTCGGAGCGCCACCGGACCTGCCGGCGCAGTGGGCGCTGGAGTTCACCGAAGGGCTCCGGGACGAGACGGCGGCGGCGGGAGCGTCCGTGGCAGGCGGCGACGTGGTGGCTTCCGGGCCGATCGTCGTCTCGATCACCGCGCTCGGCACTCTGCAGGGCCGGGAGGCGCTGACCCGCTCAGGCGCCCGGCCAGGCGACGTGGTCGCCGTGTGCGGGCGGCTCGGCTGGTCCGCGGCGGGGCTCACCGTCCTGGGCCGGGGCTTCCGGTCCCCGCGGGTCGTTGTGGAGGCACACCGTCGCCCCGAACCCCCCTACGACGCGGGCCCGGAGGCGGCCGCACTGGGGGCGAGCGCCCTGATCGACGTGAGCGACGGACTGCTCGCCGACCTCGGGCACGTGGCCCGGGCGAGCGGGGTACGCATCGACGTGGACACCGGCACCCTGGACGTCGCCGAGCCGCTGCGTGCTGTGGCGGCCGCGATCAACGCCGACCCGTTGGCGTTCGTGCTCACCGGCGGCGAGGACCACGCGCTGGCCGCGACGTTCGGTCCGGACGTCGAACTCCCCGAGCGGTGGCAAGTCGTGGGCCGGGTGCTCGCGGCGGAGGAGCAGGGCGAACGCGAGGGCCACCCCGAGGGCCGGCCACGGGAGAGCGGTGAGCCGCCGGTGACGGTGAACGGCGAGGAGTACGAGGGCCCGGCCGGGCACGACCACTTCCGCTGA
- a CDS encoding Lrp/AsnC ligand binding domain-containing protein, giving the protein MVQAYILIQTEVGRAAEVAEEISHITGVTLAEDVTGPYDVIVRAEAHNVDELGRLVVAQVQGINGITRTLTCPVVHI; this is encoded by the coding sequence ATGGTTCAGGCCTACATCCTCATCCAGACCGAGGTCGGCAGGGCGGCCGAGGTCGCCGAGGAGATCTCGCACATCACCGGCGTCACCCTCGCCGAGGACGTCACCGGTCCCTACGACGTGATCGTCCGCGCCGAGGCCCACAACGTCGACGAGCTCGGCCGGCTCGTCGTCGCCCAGGTGCAGGGGATCAACGGGATCACCCGTACTCTCACCTGCCCGGTGGTCCACATCTGA
- a CDS encoding DUF3515 domain-containing protein, whose translation MRRLPAVAALGLLAVFVVGCGEPTVRVEQPHPTGAAASACRALTAALPTKVLGESARVVQPSSPNTAAWGDPPILLRCGVPRPAKLLASSECLVIDGVGWFSERATRGYIFTTVGRDAYVEMLVPSAYQPPSSALVDVAAAVRKAVPARTPCV comes from the coding sequence TTGCGAAGGCTCCCCGCGGTCGCCGCGCTCGGTCTGCTCGCCGTGTTCGTGGTGGGCTGCGGCGAGCCGACCGTTCGCGTCGAGCAGCCACACCCGACCGGTGCCGCAGCGTCCGCGTGCCGTGCGCTGACCGCCGCGCTGCCCACGAAGGTGCTCGGCGAGTCGGCGCGGGTGGTGCAGCCGTCCTCCCCCAACACCGCGGCGTGGGGTGACCCGCCCATCCTGCTGCGCTGCGGCGTGCCCCGGCCGGCGAAACTGCTGGCGTCCTCGGAGTGCCTGGTGATCGACGGCGTGGGGTGGTTCTCCGAACGCGCCACCCGCGGATACATCTTCACCACCGTCGGCCGGGACGCCTACGTCGAGATGTTGGTGCCGTCGGCCTACCAGCCGCCGTCCAGCGCGCTGGTGGACGTCGCCGCGGCGGTCCGGAAGGCGGTTCCCGCCCGTACGCCCTGCGTCTGA
- a CDS encoding D-alanine--D-alanine ligase family protein, with product MSEYERGPQAGEDPSARAGRKPRVAVVFGGRSSEHAVSCATAGSVLRALDRERYDVIPVGITVDGRWVLEKDDPERLAIGAGRLPEVDEKGAAVVLANDRGGELVSLDPATVPGTLGEVDVVLPLLHGPFGEDGTLQGLLEMADVRYVGAGVLASAVAMDKHFAKLVLSGQGFPVVPYTLLKPGAWAADRSACEEAVASLGYPVFVKPTRGGSSIGITKVSRPQDLGEAVEKAAAHDPKVLVEASVEGAREIECGVLESLDGGPPRASAVAEIRYGTEYEFYDFEAKYLDDERHVDLALPAPLDEKSTRQVQDVAVRAFEALGAEGLARVDFFLRSDGTLLLNEINTMPGFTPYSMFPRMWAASGVDYAALCDHLIQLALRRPTGLR from the coding sequence GTGAGCGAGTACGAGCGGGGTCCGCAGGCGGGCGAGGACCCGTCCGCGCGGGCCGGACGCAAACCCCGGGTGGCCGTCGTCTTCGGTGGCCGCAGCTCCGAGCATGCCGTGTCGTGCGCGACCGCCGGCAGCGTGTTGCGGGCGCTGGACCGGGAACGCTACGACGTCATCCCTGTCGGCATCACCGTCGACGGCCGCTGGGTGCTGGAGAAGGACGATCCGGAGCGGCTCGCGATCGGGGCGGGCAGGCTGCCCGAGGTCGACGAGAAGGGTGCCGCGGTCGTGCTCGCCAACGACCGGGGCGGTGAGCTGGTCTCGCTCGACCCGGCGACGGTGCCCGGCACCCTCGGCGAGGTCGACGTCGTTCTTCCCCTGCTGCACGGCCCGTTCGGCGAGGACGGCACCCTCCAGGGTCTGCTGGAGATGGCCGACGTCCGCTACGTCGGCGCCGGTGTGCTCGCCAGCGCGGTCGCCATGGACAAGCACTTCGCCAAGCTCGTCCTCTCCGGTCAGGGCTTCCCGGTGGTGCCCTACACCCTGCTGAAGCCGGGCGCCTGGGCTGCCGACCGGTCCGCGTGCGAGGAGGCGGTCGCGTCTCTCGGCTACCCCGTCTTCGTCAAACCCACCCGCGGCGGTTCGAGCATCGGCATCACCAAGGTGAGCCGGCCGCAGGATCTCGGCGAGGCGGTGGAGAAGGCCGCCGCGCACGACCCCAAGGTGCTCGTGGAGGCCTCGGTCGAGGGGGCCCGCGAGATCGAGTGCGGGGTGCTCGAGAGCCTCGACGGCGGGCCGCCGCGAGCCAGCGCGGTCGCGGAGATCCGGTACGGCACGGAGTACGAGTTCTACGACTTCGAGGCGAAGTACCTCGACGACGAGCGGCACGTCGACCTGGCACTGCCGGCGCCCCTGGACGAGAAGTCCACCCGGCAGGTGCAGGACGTCGCGGTGCGGGCGTTCGAGGCGCTGGGTGCCGAGGGCCTGGCCCGGGTCGACTTCTTCCTCCGCAGCGACGGCACGCTGCTGCTGAACGAGATCAACACGATGCCGGGCTTCACGCCGTACTCCATGTTCCCGCGGATGTGGGCCGCCAGCGGAGTCGACTACGCCGCGCTGTGCGACCACCTGATCCAGCTCGCGCTGCGCAGGCCCACAGGCCTGCGCTGA
- a CDS encoding trans-sulfuration enzyme family protein, which produces MSDFDEHAAPDQPPAQSQFTPMAQSPARSQEHSPGSPALGLDTVAVTAGRPPRDPDQPLNQPLVMASTYVAGGDLEYGRYANPTWSAFEEVLGALEGGRALAYPSGLAAVATVLDLVPVGGIVVAPRHAYLGTLGQLADLVESGRLSAAPLVDVADTEGTLALLPGADLVILESPTNPALEVADLPALCAGAREAGAAVVVDNTFATPMLQRPLEYGADVVLHSATKYLAGHSDLVLGALVTAPTERGNELHDLLDLRRRKLGATPGAFETWLALRGLRTLPLRVERACANAAVLAHRLAQHPAVERVRYPGLRDDPGHARATAQMTAYGAIVAVEVRGGAEAAEALTTATRLWVRATSLGGVESTLERRRRWSGESATIPDNLVRLSVGVEDVEDLWADLSAALSAVGPGAG; this is translated from the coding sequence ATGTCCGACTTCGACGAGCACGCCGCGCCGGATCAGCCTCCGGCCCAGTCACAGTTCACGCCGATGGCCCAGTCGCCGGCCCGGTCGCAGGAACACTCACCGGGGTCGCCCGCACTCGGCCTGGACACGGTGGCGGTCACCGCCGGCCGCCCCCCACGCGACCCGGACCAGCCGCTGAACCAGCCGCTGGTGATGGCCTCGACGTACGTCGCGGGCGGTGATCTGGAGTACGGCCGGTACGCCAACCCCACCTGGTCGGCGTTCGAGGAGGTGCTGGGCGCCCTGGAGGGTGGCCGGGCCCTGGCGTACCCCTCGGGCCTCGCGGCGGTGGCCACGGTGCTCGACCTGGTTCCGGTGGGCGGCATCGTGGTCGCGCCCCGGCACGCCTACCTCGGCACGCTCGGGCAGCTGGCCGACCTGGTGGAGTCCGGCCGGCTGAGCGCGGCGCCGCTGGTCGACGTCGCGGACACCGAGGGCACCCTTGCCCTGCTGCCCGGCGCCGACCTGGTGATCCTGGAGTCACCCACCAACCCGGCGCTGGAGGTCGCGGATCTGCCCGCCCTCTGTGCGGGCGCCCGGGAGGCCGGTGCGGCGGTGGTGGTCGACAACACGTTCGCGACGCCGATGCTGCAGCGCCCGCTGGAGTACGGCGCGGACGTCGTACTCCACTCGGCGACGAAGTACCTCGCCGGCCACAGCGACCTCGTGCTCGGAGCGCTGGTGACCGCCCCGACCGAGCGCGGGAACGAGCTGCACGACCTGCTCGACCTCCGGCGCCGCAAGCTGGGCGCGACACCGGGTGCGTTCGAGACCTGGCTGGCGCTGCGGGGCCTGCGCACCCTGCCGCTGCGGGTCGAACGCGCCTGCGCCAACGCCGCCGTTCTCGCACACAGGCTGGCCCAGCACCCGGCCGTGGAGCGGGTGCGGTACCCCGGGCTGCGCGACGATCCCGGACACGCCCGTGCGACCGCCCAGATGACCGCGTACGGGGCGATCGTGGCCGTGGAGGTACGCGGAGGCGCCGAGGCCGCCGAAGCCCTCACGACGGCGACCAGGCTGTGGGTACGCGCGACCAGCCTCGGCGGGGTCGAGTCGACCCTGGAGCGCCGGCGGCGGTGGTCGGGTGAGAGCGCCACGATCCCCGACAACCTGGTGCGGCTCAGTGTCGGCGTGGAGGACGTCGAGGACCTGTGGGCCGACCTGTCCGCGGCCCTGTCGGCCGTCGGTCCCGGAGCCGGGTGA
- a CDS encoding NAD(P)H-dependent glycerol-3-phosphate dehydrogenase yields the protein MTRAAVLGAGSWGTAFALVLADAGATVGLWARRRALAETIAARRENSDYLPGVRLPAAVSATADVETALAETNYVFLAVPAQELRSHLARWAPLVPAGAVLVSLAKGVELHSGKRMSEVIAEATGIPPERVAVVTGPNLAREVAERQPAASVVASVDADVARRLQQVCHSPAFRPYTNSDVVGCELAGAAKNVIALAVGIAAGLGFGDNTRASLITRGLAEVTRLGVALGADPHTFAGLAGLGDLVATCSSPLSRNRQLGTALGEGRTVAEAFAGSRQVAEGVRTCAAILELAGRHRVEMPVAEHVTRVVRGELSPAQLIAGLVSRSAKPERHGW from the coding sequence ATGACCAGGGCGGCCGTTCTCGGCGCCGGTTCCTGGGGCACGGCGTTCGCGCTGGTGCTAGCCGACGCGGGCGCGACGGTCGGCCTGTGGGCACGGCGGCGCGCGCTCGCCGAGACGATCGCGGCCCGGCGGGAGAACTCCGACTACCTGCCGGGCGTGCGACTGCCGGCTGCGGTGAGCGCGACCGCGGACGTCGAGACGGCGTTGGCGGAGACGAACTACGTGTTCCTCGCCGTACCCGCACAGGAGTTGCGTTCCCACCTGGCCCGGTGGGCGCCGCTCGTCCCCGCCGGCGCCGTGCTGGTCAGTCTCGCCAAGGGTGTCGAACTCCACTCCGGCAAGCGAATGAGCGAGGTGATCGCCGAGGCCACCGGGATCCCACCGGAACGGGTCGCCGTCGTCACCGGCCCCAACCTCGCCCGCGAGGTGGCCGAACGACAGCCGGCCGCGAGCGTGGTCGCGTCCGTGGACGCCGACGTGGCGAGGCGCCTGCAGCAGGTGTGCCACTCTCCCGCGTTCCGGCCGTACACCAACTCCGACGTGGTGGGGTGCGAGCTCGCGGGCGCGGCGAAGAACGTCATCGCGCTCGCGGTCGGGATCGCCGCGGGGTTGGGGTTCGGGGACAACACGCGGGCCTCGCTCATCACCCGCGGCCTGGCCGAGGTCACCCGGCTCGGTGTGGCCCTGGGCGCGGACCCGCACACGTTCGCGGGGCTGGCCGGTCTGGGCGACCTGGTGGCCACCTGCTCGTCCCCGCTGTCGCGCAACCGTCAGCTCGGCACCGCCCTGGGGGAGGGGCGTACGGTCGCCGAGGCCTTCGCGGGCAGCCGACAGGTCGCCGAGGGCGTACGCACCTGCGCGGCGATCCTGGAACTCGCCGGCCGGCACCGGGTGGAGATGCCGGTCGCCGAGCACGTGACCCGGGTCGTACGCGGCGAGCTGTCACCCGCGCAGTTGATCGCCGGTCTCGTCAGTCGCAGCGCGAAGCCCGAGCGCCACGGCTGGTGA
- a CDS encoding lysophospholipid acyltransferase family protein yields the protein MRIDEEDSVPLPRTGRAYDIAAGVIRPTMLAFTRREWRGGEHVPREGGFIAVTNHLSYFDPIALGHFLHEQGRAVRFLAKASLFDVPLVGRFLRSAGQIPVHREKRTAGDALKEACQAVERGECVVVYPEGTITRDPGLWPMVGKTGAVRIALRTGCEIVPIAQWGAQEVLLPYAKVPRLLPRKTMRMQAGPAFDLSAYRDVPFTPTLLKKATNELMDVLTRMVAGLRHEAPPAVRFDPGKTGLPSIGNPYKRRVPRK from the coding sequence GTGAGGATCGACGAGGAGGACAGCGTGCCCCTGCCCCGCACCGGTCGGGCCTACGACATCGCCGCAGGCGTCATTCGGCCCACCATGCTGGCTTTCACCAGACGTGAGTGGCGGGGTGGCGAGCATGTCCCACGCGAGGGCGGTTTCATCGCGGTCACCAACCATCTGTCCTACTTCGACCCGATCGCGCTCGGGCACTTCCTGCACGAACAGGGACGCGCGGTTCGCTTCCTGGCCAAGGCGAGCCTGTTCGACGTTCCGCTGGTGGGCAGGTTCCTGCGCTCGGCGGGTCAGATCCCGGTGCACCGGGAGAAGCGCACCGCGGGCGACGCGCTCAAGGAAGCCTGCCAGGCGGTCGAACGCGGCGAGTGTGTGGTGGTCTACCCCGAGGGAACGATCACCCGTGACCCTGGCCTCTGGCCGATGGTCGGCAAGACGGGTGCGGTGCGGATCGCCTTGCGTACCGGATGTGAGATCGTTCCCATCGCCCAGTGGGGTGCGCAGGAAGTGTTGCTGCCGTACGCCAAGGTCCCTCGGTTGCTGCCTCGCAAGACGATGCGGATGCAGGCCGGCCCGGCGTTCGACCTGTCCGCCTACCGCGACGTCCCGTTCACGCCCACGCTGTTGAAGAAGGCCACGAACGAACTCATGGACGTGCTCACCCGGATGGTGGCAGGACTGCGGCACGAAGCGCCGCCGGCCGTGCGGTTCGACCCGGGCAAGACGGGCCTGCCCAGCATCGGCAACCCCTACAAGCGGCGGGTTCCCCGGAAGTGA